Part of the Ornithinimicrobium flavum genome, CCGCGTCGAAGTCGGTCCAGCCACCGCCGATCTTCTCGATCAGGTCGTCGGACCCGACGTGGTCGGCGCCGGCCTCGCGGGCCGCCTCGGCCTTGTCGCCGTTGGCCAGCACGACCACCCGGGCGGTCTTGCCGGTGCCGTTGGGCAGGTTGACGGTGCCGCGGACCAGCTGGTCGGCCTTGCGGGGGTCGACGCCGAGGCGCAGGGCGACCTCCAGCGTCGAGTCGTACTTCGTGCTCGCGGTCTCCTTGGCCAGACGGACGGCCTCACGGGGGGTGTAGAGGCGGCCCTCCTCGATCTTCTCGGCCGCGGCGCGGTACGCCTTGCTGCGCTTCATCAGAACTCCTTGCGGTGCGTGGTACGTGGAGCTGTGGTCGGACGGGCCAGCGCAGGCCCTGCCACAGGTGAGGCGTGCCGCCCCCTCGCGGGGCGGCATACCTCGGGCGTCACTGGACGGTGATGCCCATCGAACGAGCAGTGCCGGCGATGATCCGCTTGGCCATGTCGACGTCGTTCGCGTTGAGGTCCTGCATCTTCATCTCGGCGATCTCGGTCAGCTGCGCGTCGGTCAGCGTGGCGACCTTGGTCTTGTGGGGCTCGCCGGAGCCCTTCTGCACACCAGCGGCCTTCTTGATGAGCTCGGCAGCCGGCGGGGTCTTGGTGACGAAGGTGAACGAGCGGTCCTCGTAGACCGTGATCTCGACCGGGATGACGTTGCCACGCTGGGACTCGGTCGCGGCGTTGTAGGCCTTGACGAACTCCATGATGTTGACACCGTGCTGACCCAGCGCGGGACCGACCGGCGGCGCGGGGGTGGCCGCACCGGCCTGGATCTGCAGCTTGATGAAGCCGGAGACCTTCTTCTTGGGGGGCATGTGCCTCTCCTTGGGGGTTGTGGGCCGACGCCGTGGGCGATGACCCGGTTGCATCACGAGGACGGAGCCCTCGTGATCCGGGGCCGTCCACGGCCCCGAAGTCTGTATGAGGTGGTGCGGCGGAGCCGCTCCTCGCCGCGCGGCGCCCTAGAGCTTCGCGACCTGGTTGAACGACAGCTCGACGGGGGTCTCGCGGCCGAAGATCGAGACGAGCACCTTGAGCTTGTGGCTCTCGGGGATGATCTCGGAGATGGTGGCGGGCAGGGTCTCGAAGGGACCCTCCATGACGGTGACCGACTCCCCGACCTCGAAGTCGACCTGCGGGGCGCTCGCGCCGCCGCCACCGCCCGCGGCAGCCTGGTCACCCTTGCCGGCGGCGGGGGCCGGGGCGGCGAAGGTGGGCGCCAGCATGGAGACGACCTCGTCGATCGACAGCGGCACCGGCTGGTGGGCGTTGCCGACGAAGCCGGTGACACCCGGCGTGTGGCGGACGGCGCCCCAGGACTCGTCGGACAGCTCCATACGGACCAGCACGTAGCCGGGCATGCGCACGCGACGCACCTGCTTGCGCTGGCCGTTCTTGATCTCGGT contains:
- the nusG gene encoding transcription termination/antitermination protein NusG, with translation MSDQTPDHDEVTAEQTVQAADLEAAQRFDDADDQPDAADPGTPEDALADTDEVTTEPVPSSPAADETSGDEVAADADAEAEVVDPLEEFKSVLRGKYGDWYVIHSYAGYENRVKHNLETRITSLNMEDYIFEVEVPMEEVTEIKNGQRKQVRRVRMPGYVLVRMELSDESWGAVRHTPGVTGFVGNAHQPVPLSIDEVVSMLAPTFAAPAPAAGKGDQAAAGGGGGASAPQVDFEVGESVTVMEGPFETLPATISEIIPESHKLKVLVSIFGRETPVELSFNQVAKL
- the rplK gene encoding 50S ribosomal protein L11 — its product is MPPKKKVSGFIKLQIQAGAATPAPPVGPALGQHGVNIMEFVKAYNAATESQRGNVIPVEITVYEDRSFTFVTKTPPAAELIKKAAGVQKGSGEPHKTKVATLTDAQLTEIAEMKMQDLNANDVDMAKRIIAGTARSMGITVQ